The following coding sequences are from one Streptomyces sp. NBC_01294 window:
- a CDS encoding bifunctional glycosyltransferase/CDP-glycerol:glycerophosphate glycerophosphotransferase: MPRFSVIVPAYKVQAYLQESLDSVLAQSYPDLELIAVDDASPDACGSIIDEYAARDPRVTAVHLAHNLGLGPARNAGLARATGDYLLFLDGDDTLAPGALQAITDRLKATGSPDVLVYDYARAFWSGELVRNRLAHRLSEEGPASFRLADRPALLAMLMVVWNKAYRREYVEREGLAFPPGFYEDTPWTYPALLAAESVAVLDRVCVHYRQRRTGSIVTTSSRRHLDIFDQYDRVFGYLAGRPELERWRPAVHRRMAEHFCALYADPRRLPRAGRAEFFGRASALLRRYRAPGGRSALPLPLSRTDRARHTLMRLGTRRTYRLLSALRAAGLALGRTASALWRGLRETGLRAHYRIQRLLPLRPGLAVFSAYWHGGYACNPAAIEAKLRELAPRMRTAWICDPAHASTLPRETAALRPGSAAYWTALARATYLVTNVNFDRSLVKRPGQILLQTQHGTPLKRVGLDLQDRPAATPTTDFAGLLRGADQWDYLLSANRHSTLVWEKAVPSAYTTLEYGYPRNDVFHRATQADVLELRERLGIPAGSTAILYAPTHRDYRRSRPDHLDFERVLRDLGPRFTLLTRTHLTYADTAPSWEPHPRLLDVSSHPSVEELCLASDALVTDYSSLMFDYAALDRPIVIHADDWEAYEAARGTYFDLRSCPPGAIARTQDELVDIFTTGHWQGSRSAQLRAAFRARFCSYDDGHAAERVVRRVFLAQPTPIPAILPLEDRHPTPAAPVATAPDPEPTLAPLTSSPWP, translated from the coding sequence GTGCCCCGGTTCAGCGTCATCGTGCCCGCGTACAAGGTCCAGGCCTACCTCCAGGAGAGTCTGGACTCGGTCCTGGCGCAGTCGTACCCGGACCTGGAGCTGATCGCGGTCGACGACGCCTCCCCGGACGCCTGCGGTTCGATCATCGACGAGTACGCGGCGCGGGACCCCCGGGTGACCGCCGTGCACCTGGCGCACAACCTGGGACTGGGCCCGGCCCGCAACGCGGGCCTGGCCCGGGCCACCGGCGACTACCTGCTCTTCCTCGACGGCGACGACACCCTCGCCCCCGGCGCCCTCCAGGCCATCACCGACCGGCTGAAGGCCACCGGCTCCCCCGACGTCCTGGTCTACGACTACGCGCGCGCCTTCTGGTCGGGCGAACTGGTGCGCAACCGCCTCGCGCACCGGCTGTCCGAGGAGGGCCCGGCCAGCTTCCGGCTCGCCGACCGCCCGGCCCTGCTCGCCATGCTGATGGTCGTGTGGAACAAGGCGTACCGCCGCGAGTACGTGGAGCGCGAGGGCCTCGCGTTCCCGCCCGGCTTCTACGAGGACACCCCCTGGACCTACCCGGCGCTGCTGGCCGCGGAGTCCGTCGCCGTCCTGGACCGGGTCTGCGTCCACTACCGCCAGCGGCGCACCGGCTCGATCGTGACCACCTCCAGCCGCCGCCACCTCGACATCTTCGACCAGTACGACCGGGTCTTCGGCTACCTCGCGGGCCGCCCCGAGCTGGAGCGCTGGCGCCCGGCCGTGCACCGCCGGATGGCCGAGCACTTCTGCGCCCTGTACGCCGACCCGCGCCGCCTCCCGCGCGCCGGCCGGGCCGAGTTCTTCGGCCGGGCCTCCGCCCTGCTGCGCCGCTACCGGGCCCCGGGCGGCCGCAGCGCCCTGCCGCTGCCCCTGTCGCGGACCGACCGGGCCCGGCACACCCTGATGCGGCTGGGCACCCGGCGCACGTACCGGCTCCTGTCGGCGCTGCGCGCGGCCGGGCTGGCGCTGGGCCGCACGGCCTCGGCCCTGTGGCGGGGGCTGCGCGAAACGGGCCTGCGCGCGCACTACCGGATCCAGCGCCTCCTCCCCCTGCGCCCGGGGCTGGCGGTCTTCTCCGCGTACTGGCACGGCGGTTACGCCTGCAACCCGGCGGCGATCGAGGCCAAGCTGCGGGAACTGGCGCCGCGGATGCGGACGGCCTGGATCTGCGACCCGGCGCACGCCTCGACGCTCCCCCGGGAGACGGCGGCGCTGCGGCCGGGCTCGGCCGCGTACTGGACCGCCCTGGCCCGGGCCACGTACCTGGTGACGAACGTCAACTTCGACCGCTCCCTGGTCAAGCGGCCGGGCCAGATCCTGCTCCAGACCCAGCACGGCACCCCGCTCAAGCGCGTCGGCCTCGACCTGCAGGACCGGCCGGCGGCCACCCCGACCACGGACTTCGCGGGCCTGCTGCGCGGCGCCGACCAGTGGGACTACCTGCTGTCCGCGAACCGGCACTCCACGCTGGTCTGGGAGAAGGCCGTCCCCTCCGCCTACACCACCCTCGAATACGGCTACCCGCGCAACGACGTCTTCCACCGGGCCACCCAGGCGGACGTCCTCGAACTGCGCGAGCGCCTGGGCATCCCGGCGGGCTCGACGGCGATCCTGTACGCCCCCACCCACCGCGACTACCGGCGCAGCAGGCCGGACCACCTGGACTTCGAGCGGGTCCTGCGCGACCTCGGCCCGCGCTTCACGCTGCTGACCCGCACGCACCTCACGTACGCGGACACCGCCCCCTCGTGGGAGCCGCACCCGCGCCTCCTGGACGTCTCCTCCCACCCCTCGGTGGAGGAACTCTGCCTCGCCTCCGACGCCCTCGTCACGGACTACTCGTCCCTGATGTTCGACTACGCGGCGCTGGACCGGCCGATCGTGATCCACGCGGACGACTGGGAGGCGTACGAGGCGGCCCGCGGCACGTACTTCGACCTGCGGTCGTGCCCGCCGGGCGCGATCGCCCGGACCCAGGACGAGCTGGTGGACATCTTCACCACGGGCCACTGGCAGGGCTCGCGCTCCGCCCAGCTGCGGGCGGCGTTCCGCGCGCGCTTCTGCTCGTACGACGACGGCCACGCGGCGGAACGGGTGGTGCGCCGCGTCTTCCTGGCCCAGCCCACCCCGATCCCGGCCATCCTCCCCCTGGAGGACCGCCACCCGACCCCGGCGGCTCCTGTTGCCACTGCCCCGGACCCGGAGCCGACGCTGGCCCCGCTGACATCGAGCCCGTGGCCGTAG
- a CDS encoding ABC transporter substrate-binding protein: MRRHGTSRTTLTWTALAAAGALALTACGGDGEKEPQAPQGATASPRVELPKLTGEKVEVAAVWTGPEQENFTKVLKEFEKRTGATVTFVPAQDPIVTFLGTKIAGGAPPDVALLPQVGALVSAVQNKWVQPVGPEAKAQLDANYSAGWKDLGAVGGTQYGVYYKAANKSLIWYNAKAFEAAGVKPPKTWKELITAADTLSASGTPAVSVAGADGWTLTDWFENVYLSQAGPEKYDQLAKHQIKWTDDSVKQALTTLGELFGRKDFLAGGTSGALSTEFPKSVTQTFTGGDRPAAAMVFEGDFVAVNIAQTEAKVGTDALVFPFPAVGAKAPVVSGGDVAVALKPSKGAQALLTFLASPDAAEIQAREGGFLSPNKAVDPAAYPNDIQRGIAKALIAAGDDFRFDMSDQAPAAFGGTPGAGEWKALQDFLANPSDVAGTQAKLEADAAKAYGN; this comes from the coding sequence ATGCGCAGGCACGGAACGAGCCGCACGACACTCACCTGGACGGCGCTCGCCGCCGCGGGAGCGCTCGCGCTCACCGCGTGCGGGGGCGACGGGGAGAAGGAACCGCAGGCACCCCAGGGCGCCACGGCCTCGCCCCGGGTGGAATTACCGAAACTGACCGGTGAGAAGGTCGAGGTCGCGGCGGTCTGGACGGGCCCGGAGCAGGAGAACTTCACCAAGGTCCTGAAGGAGTTCGAGAAGCGGACGGGAGCCACGGTCACCTTCGTCCCGGCCCAGGACCCGATCGTCACCTTCCTCGGAACGAAGATCGCCGGCGGGGCCCCGCCGGACGTCGCACTGCTCCCGCAGGTCGGGGCGCTGGTCTCGGCGGTGCAGAACAAGTGGGTGCAGCCGGTGGGACCGGAGGCCAAGGCGCAGCTGGACGCGAACTACTCGGCGGGCTGGAAGGACCTCGGCGCGGTCGGGGGCACCCAGTACGGCGTGTACTACAAGGCCGCCAACAAGTCGCTGATCTGGTACAACGCGAAGGCCTTCGAGGCGGCGGGCGTCAAGCCCCCGAAGACCTGGAAGGAACTGATCACCGCAGCCGACACCCTCTCCGCGTCGGGCACCCCGGCCGTCTCGGTGGCGGGCGCGGACGGCTGGACCCTCACCGACTGGTTCGAGAACGTCTACCTCTCCCAGGCGGGGCCGGAGAAGTACGACCAGCTGGCCAAACACCAGATCAAGTGGACGGACGACAGCGTCAAGCAGGCCCTGACCACGCTCGGCGAGCTGTTCGGGCGCAAGGACTTCCTGGCGGGCGGGACCAGCGGGGCGCTGTCCACGGAGTTCCCGAAGTCGGTGACGCAGACCTTCACCGGCGGCGACCGGCCGGCGGCCGCGATGGTCTTCGAGGGCGACTTCGTGGCGGTGAACATCGCGCAGACCGAGGCGAAGGTGGGCACGGACGCCCTCGTCTTCCCGTTCCCTGCGGTCGGCGCGAAGGCGCCGGTGGTCTCGGGCGGTGACGTTGCCGTCGCGCTGAAGCCGTCGAAGGGCGCGCAGGCGCTGCTGACCTTCCTGGCCTCGCCGGACGCGGCGGAGATCCAGGCCCGCGAGGGCGGTTTCCTCTCCCCGAACAAGGCGGTGGACCCGGCGGCCTACCCGAACGACATCCAGCGCGGCATCGCCAAGGCGCTGATCGCGGCGGGCGACGACTTCCGCTTCGACATGTCGGACCAGGCCCCGGCGGCCTTCGGCGGGACCCCGGGCGCGGGCGAGTGGAAGGCGCTCCAGGACTTCCTGGCGAACCCGTCGGACGTGGCGGGCACCCAGGCGAAACTGGAGGCGGACGCGGCCAAGGCCTACGGGAACTGA
- a CDS encoding TetR/AcrR family transcriptional regulator, with translation MTTDPAASTPSPTPAPAPARRAPAGAAVLREDVTEAIRNAVVEELAAVGFSKMSIEGIARRAGVGKTAVYRRWKSKLHLVLDLVGAFAVDGLPVPATGSLYGDVRALLEVMSHVLRHPVASAVIPDLLVEAARNPEIADAVRGALLDGQHRMAQGILADAVARGELPAGISPDHALDLLIGPLYWRQVVVRDAVTAAQLDTLARQVVAGLKAGSSPA, from the coding sequence ATGACCACGGACCCTGCCGCCTCCACTCCATCCCCCACCCCCGCTCCCGCTCCCGCCCGCCGCGCCCCCGCCGGGGCAGCCGTCCTGCGCGAGGACGTGACCGAGGCGATCCGCAACGCGGTGGTGGAGGAACTGGCCGCGGTCGGGTTCTCGAAGATGTCCATCGAGGGCATCGCCCGGCGGGCCGGGGTCGGCAAGACCGCGGTGTACCGGCGCTGGAAGTCGAAGCTGCACCTGGTGCTCGACCTGGTCGGAGCCTTCGCGGTGGACGGCCTGCCGGTACCGGCGACGGGCTCGCTGTACGGCGACGTACGGGCCCTGCTGGAGGTCATGTCCCACGTACTGCGCCACCCCGTGGCCTCGGCGGTGATCCCGGACCTCCTGGTGGAGGCGGCACGGAACCCGGAGATCGCGGACGCGGTACGCGGCGCCCTGCTCGACGGCCAGCACAGGATGGCGCAGGGCATCCTCGCGGACGCGGTCGCCCGCGGCGAACTCCCGGCGGGCATCAGCCCGGATCACGCCCTCGACCTGCTGATCGGCCCGCTCTACTGGCGCCAGGTCGTCGTCCGCGACGCGGTGACGGCCGCCCAACTGGACACCCTGGCCCGCCAGGTGGTGGCGGGCCTGAAGGCAGGCTCTTCCCCGGCGTGA
- a CDS encoding ABC transporter permease, translating into MTTATAPETAPATATSADLADLAAAHGLTLSGARPTLPRYIAELWARRHFVTAYATARMQATYSTAKLGQVWHLVTPLLNAAVYYFIFGIVMKASHDVPDYVPFLITGVFVWDFIGSSVNAGTRAVHSNLGLVRALHFPRASLPISSVVQLFQQLLVTMGALVVLLLAFGQTPALSWLLAVPVLLLMAVFAGGCAMIMARIGSKSPDVSQLMPFVLRTWMYSSGVMWSIDQMLKTDHLPHWVLLMLKANPAAVYIDLMRFALIDSFDAHSLPHHVWPIAIGWALLAGVGGFIWFWKAEEEYGRG; encoded by the coding sequence GTGACGACCGCGACCGCACCCGAAACCGCGCCCGCGACCGCGACCTCCGCGGACCTCGCGGATCTGGCCGCCGCCCACGGCCTCACCCTCAGCGGCGCCCGCCCCACGCTCCCCCGCTACATCGCGGAGCTCTGGGCCCGCCGCCACTTCGTGACCGCGTACGCGACGGCCCGCATGCAGGCCACGTACAGCACGGCCAAGCTCGGCCAGGTCTGGCACCTGGTGACCCCGCTGCTCAACGCGGCCGTCTACTACTTCATCTTCGGCATCGTGATGAAGGCCAGCCACGACGTGCCGGACTACGTCCCCTTCCTGATCACCGGCGTCTTCGTCTGGGACTTCATCGGCAGCTCCGTCAACGCCGGCACCCGCGCCGTCCACAGCAACCTCGGCCTGGTCCGCGCCCTGCACTTCCCCCGCGCGAGCCTGCCCATCTCGAGCGTCGTCCAGCTCTTCCAGCAGCTGCTCGTCACCATGGGCGCCCTGGTCGTCCTGCTGCTCGCCTTCGGCCAGACGCCCGCCCTGTCCTGGCTGCTGGCCGTCCCCGTCCTCCTGCTGATGGCCGTCTTCGCCGGCGGCTGCGCCATGATCATGGCGCGCATCGGCAGCAAGAGCCCGGACGTCAGCCAGCTGATGCCGTTCGTCCTGCGCACCTGGATGTACTCCTCGGGCGTCATGTGGTCCATCGACCAGATGCTCAAGACGGACCACCTGCCGCACTGGGTGCTGCTGATGCTCAAGGCCAACCCGGCGGCCGTCTACATCGACCTGATGCGCTTCGCGCTGATCGACAGCTTCGACGCGCACTCGCTCCCGCACCACGTGTGGCCGATCGCCATCGGCTGGGCCCTGCTCGCCGGCGTCGGCGGCTTCATCTGGTTCTGGAAGGCAGAAGAGGAGTACGGCCGTGGCTGA
- a CDS encoding carbohydrate ABC transporter permease, with protein MSAEARRRRLIAAAFLLPALVLLGALVVHPIGYSLYRSFFDRSGGTFVGGDNYREILSDDTIRTALENTAVWVVLAPTTATALGLIFAVLTERVRWGTAFKLLVFMPMAISMLAAGIIFRLVYDHDPDRGVANAVWVGVHDTFAESSAFPKARPGRDSPLADAGGGAFVTRDPVRAGTPVLLPLVGVAPEALPEGTRTAGNSEPVPGKVTGTVWQDFTRGGGGATNVVDPTEQGFAGMRIEAVKDGRVVDTATARADGTFTLSAKADGAQLRLPAANFREAYAGVEWLGPSLVTPAVIGAYVWMWAGFAMVLIGAGLAAVPRELLEAARVDGANEWQVFRRITVPLLAPVLAVVLVTLVINVMKIFDLVFVIAPGAVQDDANVLALQLYRTSFGTDAHPGLGSAIAVLLLVLVIPVMLVNIRRLRKERSR; from the coding sequence CTGTCCGCGGAGGCCCGGCGCCGCCGCCTGATCGCGGCGGCGTTCCTCCTCCCGGCCCTCGTACTGCTGGGCGCGCTCGTCGTGCACCCGATCGGCTACTCCCTCTACCGCAGCTTCTTCGACCGCTCCGGCGGCACGTTCGTCGGCGGCGACAACTACCGCGAGATCCTGAGCGACGACACCATCCGCACCGCCCTGGAGAACACGGCGGTGTGGGTGGTGCTCGCCCCGACCACGGCCACCGCGCTCGGCCTGATCTTCGCGGTGCTCACCGAACGGGTCCGCTGGGGAACGGCGTTCAAGCTGCTGGTGTTCATGCCGATGGCGATCTCGATGCTGGCGGCGGGCATCATCTTCCGGCTCGTCTACGACCACGATCCCGACCGGGGCGTCGCCAACGCGGTCTGGGTCGGGGTCCACGACACCTTCGCCGAGTCCTCGGCCTTCCCCAAGGCCCGCCCGGGCCGGGACTCGCCGCTCGCGGACGCCGGCGGGGGCGCCTTCGTGACCCGCGACCCCGTCCGCGCGGGCACCCCGGTGCTGCTGCCGCTGGTCGGGGTGGCCCCGGAGGCCCTGCCCGAGGGGACGCGGACGGCCGGCAACTCCGAGCCCGTACCGGGCAAGGTCACCGGCACCGTCTGGCAGGACTTCACCCGGGGCGGGGGCGGTGCGACGAACGTGGTCGACCCGACCGAACAGGGCTTCGCCGGGATGCGGATCGAGGCGGTCAAGGACGGCCGGGTGGTCGACACGGCGACGGCCCGCGCCGACGGCACCTTCACCCTGTCCGCGAAGGCCGACGGGGCGCAGCTGCGGCTGCCCGCCGCCAACTTCCGGGAGGCGTACGCCGGGGTGGAGTGGCTCGGCCCGTCGCTGGTCACCCCGGCGGTCATCGGGGCGTACGTATGGATGTGGGCCGGTTTCGCGATGGTGCTGATCGGGGCCGGGCTGGCCGCCGTACCGCGTGAGCTGCTGGAGGCGGCGCGCGTGGACGGGGCGAACGAGTGGCAGGTGTTCCGCCGGATCACCGTCCCGCTGCTGGCGCCCGTCCTCGCGGTCGTGCTCGTCACCCTCGTCATCAACGTCATGAAGATCTTCGACCTGGTCTTCGTGATCGCGCCGGGCGCGGTCCAGGACGACGCGAACGTGCTCGCGCTCCAGCTGTACCGGACCTCCTTCGGCACGGACGCCCATCCGGGGCTGGGCAGCGCCATCGCCGTGCTGCTGCTGGTGCTGGTGATCCCGGTGATGCTCGTGAACATCCGCCGGCTGCGCAAGGAGAGGTCCCGATGA
- a CDS encoding carbohydrate ABC transporter permease has product MSRSDAPPDPTGGTGTPAAAKAPYAKAPYAATSYAKASYARLASAKLAAGAVRVFLVAAALFWLLPTLGLLLSSFLSPTDLNKGGWWQVLTAPSRLTAGNYERLLANDTITGSLLNTFAIAVPATLLVLVLGSLAGYAFAWLEFPGRDWLFLVVVGLLVVPVQVALIPVSELFGTIGLFETTAGVVLFHTAFGLPFAVFLLRNFFAQIPRELLEAARLDGAGELRLFTRVVLPLGGPAIASLGIFQFLWVWNDMLVALVFADSASPPVTVALQQQVRQFGNNIDVLAPGAFLSMVIPLVVFFAFQRQFVSGVMAGAIK; this is encoded by the coding sequence ATGAGCCGTTCCGACGCGCCGCCGGACCCGACGGGGGGCACCGGTACCCCGGCCGCGGCGAAGGCCCCGTACGCCAAGGCCCCGTACGCCGCGACCTCGTACGCCAAGGCCTCGTACGCCAGGCTCGCCTCCGCCAAGCTCGCCGCGGGCGCGGTGCGCGTGTTCCTGGTCGCGGCCGCGCTGTTCTGGCTGCTGCCCACCCTGGGGCTGCTCCTCTCCTCCTTCCTCTCCCCCACCGACCTCAACAAGGGCGGCTGGTGGCAGGTGCTGACCGCGCCCTCGCGGCTGACCGCCGGCAACTACGAGCGGCTGCTGGCCAACGACACGATCACCGGCTCCCTCCTGAACACGTTCGCGATCGCGGTGCCGGCCACCCTGCTCGTGCTCGTCCTGGGCTCGTTGGCCGGATACGCCTTCGCCTGGCTGGAGTTCCCCGGCCGGGACTGGCTCTTCCTCGTCGTGGTCGGGCTGCTCGTCGTCCCCGTACAGGTGGCGCTGATCCCGGTCTCCGAACTCTTCGGCACCATCGGGCTGTTCGAGACCACGGCGGGAGTGGTCCTCTTCCACACCGCCTTCGGCCTGCCCTTCGCCGTGTTCCTGCTGCGCAACTTCTTCGCGCAGATCCCGCGCGAGTTGCTGGAGGCGGCCCGCCTGGACGGGGCGGGCGAACTGCGGCTGTTCACGCGGGTGGTGCTGCCGCTCGGCGGGCCGGCGATCGCCTCGCTCGGCATCTTCCAGTTCCTGTGGGTGTGGAACGACATGCTCGTGGCGCTGGTCTTCGCGGACTCGGCCAGCCCGCCGGTCACGGTCGCGCTCCAGCAGCAGGTGCGGCAGTTCGGGAACAACATCGACGTGCTGGCGCCCGGCGCGTTCCTGTCGATGGTGATCCCGCTCGTGGTCTTCTTCGCCTTCCAGCGGCAGTTCGTCTCGGGGGTGATGGCCGGAGCGATCAAGTAG
- a CDS encoding ABC transporter ATP-binding protein: MAETATKTGTRVPTVIADGVHVVYKVNGGGRKGGATAALSRLFSRGQAPGMTEVHAVKGVTFTAYEGEAIGLIGSNGSGKSTLLKAIAGLQPVARGRIYSHGQPSLLGVNAALMNDLTGERNVVLGGLAMGMSRQQIRERYQGIVDFSGINEKDDFISLPMRTYSSGMGARLRFSIAAAKDHDVLMIDEALATGDAAFQRRSQARIEELRERAGTVFLVSHGINTVRDTCDRAIWLESGTLRMDGPSDEVCAAYEAFTTAKK, from the coding sequence GTGGCTGAGACCGCGACGAAAACCGGCACCCGTGTGCCCACCGTGATCGCGGACGGCGTCCACGTCGTCTACAAGGTGAACGGCGGCGGCCGCAAGGGCGGCGCCACCGCGGCGCTCAGCCGCCTGTTCTCCCGCGGGCAGGCCCCCGGCATGACCGAGGTGCACGCCGTCAAGGGCGTCACCTTCACCGCGTACGAGGGCGAGGCCATCGGCCTGATCGGCTCCAACGGCTCCGGCAAGTCCACCCTGCTCAAAGCCATCGCCGGCCTCCAGCCGGTGGCCCGGGGCAGGATCTACTCCCACGGCCAGCCCTCCCTGCTGGGCGTCAACGCCGCCCTGATGAACGATCTGACCGGCGAGCGCAACGTCGTCCTCGGCGGCCTCGCGATGGGCATGTCCAGGCAGCAGATCCGCGAGCGCTACCAGGGCATCGTCGACTTCTCCGGCATCAACGAGAAGGACGACTTCATCTCCCTGCCCATGCGGACGTACTCCTCGGGCATGGGCGCCCGCCTGCGGTTCTCCATCGCCGCCGCCAAGGACCACGACGTCCTGATGATCGACGAGGCGCTGGCCACCGGCGACGCCGCCTTCCAGCGCCGCAGCCAGGCCCGCATCGAGGAACTCCGCGAGCGCGCCGGCACCGTCTTCCTGGTCAGCCACGGCATCAACACGGTCCGCGACACCTGCGACCGCGCGATCTGGCTGGAGTCGGGCACCCTGCGCATGGACGGCCCGTCCGACGAGGTCTGCGCCGCGTACGAGGCCTTCACCACGGCCAAAAAATAG